In Humulus lupulus chromosome 6, drHumLupu1.1, whole genome shotgun sequence, a single genomic region encodes these proteins:
- the LOC133782427 gene encoding protein S40-7-like, whose translation MENRYGLFRQSSGVWRALRDGDFEEEDVWSVLKERTDSSSKTNNRSSRESALSVPRHVPTAARMIPKAIRGGFESSSSSINSSHEGRIMQQSAPVSIPNWPNSYRHKSKKASRNASWYDDDDHHDGGDDDELVNGKRDGEDHEEEDDYNDDDENDYVGDYDCKVPPHEFISRRLARSQISSFSVFEGVGRTLKGRDLSKVRNAVLIKTGFIE comes from the coding sequence ATGGAAAATAGGTATGGTTTGTTCAGGCAGAGCAGTGGGGTATGGAGAGCTTTGAGGGATggagattttgaagaagaagatgTTTGGTCTGTTCTCAAAGAAAGAACAGATTCTAGTTCCAAGACCAACAACAGATCTAGCAGGGAGTCTGCTTTGTCTGTTCCAAGGCATGTTCCAACTGCTGCAAGAATGATTCCCAAAGCTATCAGAGGAGGATTTgaaagtagcagcagtagtattaACTCCTCTCATGAAGGTAGAATAATGCAACAATCAGCACCTGTCAGCATTCCCAATTGGCCAAATAGTTACAGGCACAAGTCAAAGAAGGCCTCCAGGAATGCTtcatggtatgatgatgatgatcatcaTGATGGTGGCGACGACGATGAACTTGTTAACGGCAAAAGGGATGGTGAAGAtcatgaagaagaagatgattacAACGATGACGACGAAAATGATTACGTTGGTGATTATGATTGCAAGGTACCTCCACATGAATTCATTTCCAGGAGGCTTGCAAGAAGtcaaatatcttctttttctGTATTTGAAGGAGTTGGTAGGACCTTAAAAGGGAGAGACCTTAGCAAAGTAAGGAATGCTGTGCTAATAAAGACCGGCTTCATTGAATGA